From the Prunus dulcis chromosome 4, ALMONDv2, whole genome shotgun sequence genome, one window contains:
- the LOC117626644 gene encoding (+)-neomenthol dehydrogenase-like, translating to MVLCLRPRNKPQITMAETTKRYAVVTGANKGVGFGTVKQLASNGVTVVLTARDEKRGLEAVDKLKEFDLSDLVVFHQLDVTDPSSITSLADFVKTQFGKLDILVNNAAIAGSQVNPEDFRSAVSGKKPEEIRWREIPTIPNYKLAEESLKTNYYGTKGVTEALLPLLQLSDSPRIVNVSTGVSKLMNFPNGWAKEVLSDAESLTEERIDAVLAEHLEDLKQGLVENKSWPTIFPPYTVSKAAVNAYTRILAKKYPTFYINCVSPGFVNTDITFNTGTLTIEEGAESLVWLALLPNGGPTGHFFSRKEATPF from the exons atggttctCTGTCTGAGGCCTAGAAATAAGCCACAAATAACAATGGCAGAAACAACAAAGAG gtATGCAGTTGTCACAGGGGCTAATAAAGGGGTTGGATTTGGCACGGTTAAGCAGTTGGCTTCAAATGGGGTCACTGTGGTGTTAACTGCTAGAGATGAGAAGAGGGGTCTTGAAGCTGTTGATAAATTGAAAGAGTTTGACCTCTCTGACCTTGTGGTTTTCCATCAGCTTGATGTTACAGATCCTTCTAGCATTACTTCCTTGGCAGATTTTGtcaaaacccaatttgggAAACTTGATATCTTG GTAAACAATGCAGCAATTGCTGGAAGCCAAGTAAATCCTGAAGATTTTAGATCAGCTGTAAGTGGTAAG AAGCCTGAAGAAATCCGTTGGAGGGAAATACCGACGATACCGAACTACAAGTTAGCAGAAGAAAGCCTGAAAACAAACTACTATGGTACCAAAGGAGTGACTGAAGCACTTTTACCCCTCCTCCAGCTATCTGATTCACCAAGAATCGTTAATGTTTCTACTGGTGTTTCTAAGCTTATG AATTTTCCAAATGGATGGGCTAAAGAGGTACTAAGTGATGCCGAGAGCCTTACGGAAGAGAGAATAGATGCAGTGTTGGCTGAGCATTTAGAAGACCTTAAACAAGGTTTGGTAGAAAACAAAAGCTGGCCAACTATCTTCCCGCCATATACAGTCTCAAAAGCAGCTGTGAATGCATACACTAGAATTCTGGCCAAGAAGTACCCAACCTTCTACATCAATTGTGTGAGCCCTGGATTTGTCAACACAGATATAACCTTCAATACTGGAACCTTAACCATCGAAGAAGGTGCTGAAAGTCTTGTCTGGTTGGCGCTGCTCCCCAATGGCGGTCCTACTGGCCACTTCTTTTCTCGCAAAGAAGCGACAcctttttga